One genomic window of Medicago truncatula cultivar Jemalong A17 chromosome 1, MtrunA17r5.0-ANR, whole genome shotgun sequence includes the following:
- the LOC25484898 gene encoding receptor-like protein 4: protein MIQLPHFFFSFLIIITTTTTISTSTPTPSFPFGNLSSYHINCGTSTNITDPFNTTWLSDRYYTGGATTTVSEPLRFNLPSEKTLRFFPSSSSGKKNCYSFPSLPSARYLLRTFTVYDNYDAKSRPPSFDVALSSTIIFNWRSPWPESTARDGAYADLFAFLHTPSAADLCFYGFATDAPIISSIELIPVNSASYDSNSTGENFILVNYGRVSCGSGDHWGAGFTNDTDKFGRSWQPDETFRTEPEEIVRVLSTENTVNGTEKEPNYFPMKLYQTAVTTEEETLEYELSVDAKMDYMVWLHFAEIDSSVKKEGERVFDVFINGNNVTRVDIYKEVGSFAAFTWHYTVKNLSSNVLGIKLVTVSGAPLICGFENYALVLNEPSTHPLQVSAMKALKESLRVPGRMGWNGDPCAPTTWDAWEGVSCRMSDDKTALLITEINLGSQGLKGNISDQISLLSDLVTLNLSSNSLGGEIPSGLGQKSLIQVDLSNNQLTGSIPDSLASSALQLVLLNGNLLEGRVPEQLYSVGVHGGAIDLSSNKGLCGVPSLPSCPMFWEHGGLSTRGKIAIVFSCLFVFCVVLLLVYIYIRKKRNDYDFGLPHEIMALAAKRNKYQRQKSLMILELESQHAKGFPSPFTPL from the exons ATGATTCAACTACCccatttcttcttctccttcttgatcatcatcaccaccaccaccaccatctctACCTCCACTCCAACCCCATCTTTTCCCTTTG gTAACTTGTCCTCATACCACATTAACTGCGGCACTTCAACAAACATAACAGACCCCTTCAATACAACATGGCTCTCCGACCGTTACTACACCGGCGGGGCCACCACCACCGTCTCGGAGCCACTCCGCTTCAACCTCCCCTCAGAAAAAACCCTCCGCTTCTTCCCTTCCTCCTCCTCCGGCAAAAAAAACTGCTACTCCTTCCCTTCACTTCCCTCCGCCCGCTACCTCCTCCGCACCTTCACCGTCTACGACAACTACGACGCAAAGTCTCGTCCTCCTTCCTTCGACGTCGCACTCTCCTCCACCATCATTTTCAACTGGCGTTCTCCCTGGCCTGAATCCACAGCACGCGACGGCGCTTATGCTGATCTTTTCGCTTTTCTTCACACTCCCTCCGCCGCTGATCTTTGCTTCTACGGCTTCGCTACCGATGCTCCGATCATCTCATCAATCGAACTCATTCCTGTAAATTCCGCTTCGTATGATTCTAACTCCACCGGAGAAAACTTCATTCTCGTTAACTACGGTAGAGTTTCATGCGGCTCCGGTGATCATTGGGGCGCTGGCTTCACCAACGATACTGATAAATTCGGCCGGTCATGGCAGCCGGATGAAACATTCCGAACCGAACCTGAAGAAATAGTCAGAGTTTTATCAACGGAGAATACCGTGAATGGTACTGAAAAGGAGCCGAATTATTTTCCGATGAAGCTTTACCAAACGGCGGTGACGACGGAGGAGGAGACATTGGAGTACGAATTGAGTGTGGACGCGAAGATGGACTATATGGTGTGGCTGCATTTCGCGGAGATTGATTCGAGTGTGAAAAAAGAAGGAGAGAGAGTTTTTGATGTGTTTATCAATGGAAACAATGTAACAAGAGTTGATATTTACAAAGAAGTGGGAAGTTTTGCTGCTTTTACTTGGCATTATACTGTGAAAAATTTGAGTAGTAATGTTTTGGGGATTAAGCTTGTTACTGTTTCTGGTGCTCCTTTGATTTGTGGTTTTGAGAATTATGCATTGGTGCTTAATGAACCTTCCACTCACCCTCTTCAAG TAAGTGCTATGAAGGCATTGAAGGAATCGCTTCGAGTTCCAGGTAGAATGGGATGGAATGGTGATCCTTGTGCTCCTACAACTTGGGATGCTTGGGAGGGTGTTAGCTGCCGTATGAGTGATGATAAAACTGCTCTCCTCATTACTGAAAT AAATCTTGGAAGTCAAGGCTTGAAAGGGAACATAAGTGACCAAATTAGTCTTTTGTCAGACTTGGTAACCCT GAACTTGAGTTCTAATTCCTTGGGGGGCGAAATACCATCAGGACTGGGTCAGAAATCCCTTATACAAGT GGATTTATCTAATAATCAGTTAACCGGCTCTATACCTGACAGTTTGGCATCTTCAGCTTTGCAGCTTGT GCTATTGAATGGTAACCTATTGGAAGGACGAGTGCCAGAGCAACTTTATTCTGTTGGCGTGCATGGTGGAGCTATTGA TCTCTCAAGCAACAAGGGTTTGTGCGGTGTACCATCACTTCCATCATGTCCTATGTTTTGGGAGCATGGCGGATTATCGACTCGGGGTAAAATTGCAATAGTCTTTTCTTGTCTTTTTGTTTTCTGCGTGGTACTGCTGCTGGTATATATCTACATCAGAAAGAAAAGGAACGATTATGACTTTGGTCTACCCCATGAAATAATGG CTCTAGCTGCCAAGAGAAACAAATATCAGAGGCAGAAATCACTGATGATTCTTGAGCTGGAGAGTCAACACGCCAAAGGATTCCCTTCACCTTTTACTCCTCTATAa